The following are encoded in a window of Cottoperca gobio chromosome 20, fCotGob3.1, whole genome shotgun sequence genomic DNA:
- the snx16 gene encoding sorting nexin-16 isoform X4, producing the protein MASPFVPVPVPMNRALSGGSTKLRRPQRASSLGSVSNILAGEDHGKGLGSRRQSGCMDRVSRSRTPPPLQSPVTRARVNGTLEPSIEYSCCPRSISDPAGSQQDEERPITPTLLGYEVMEERAKFTVFKVLVRKTPDESWVVFRRYTDFSRLNDKLKEMFPGFRLSLPPKRWFKDNYETDFLEDRQLGLQAFLQNLVAHKDIANCQAVREFLCLDDPPGPFDSLEESRAFCETLEESNYRLQKELLEKQKEIISLKRRLEEREKALLLLEKQVNGECMSPASVCGLSAQGSDSSADADVESSAVEADQDVPDDTGSAAPI; encoded by the exons ATGGCGTCACCTTTTGTGCCTGTACCTGTGCCGATGAACAGAGCCTTGTCAGGAGGTAGCACCAAGCTCAGGCGGCCACAGCGAGCTTCATCACTCGGTAGCGTCTCCAACATTTTGGCCGGGGAGGACCACGGAAAAGGATTAGGTTCCCGCCGCCAATCCGGCTGCATGGACAGAGTCAGCCGGAGCAGGACACCACCACCCCTCCAGAGCCCTGTGACACGGGCCAGGGTTAACGGGACTCTGGAGCCCTCTATAGAGTACTCTTGCTGTCCCCGCTCCATATCGGATCCTGCTGGAAGTCAGCAAGACGAGGAGAGGCCTATTACCCCAACTCTGCTGGGGTATGaggtcatggaggagagggccAAGTTCACG GTATTTAAAGTCCTGGTGAGGAAGACTCCAGATGAGAGCTGGGTTGTTTTTCGAAGATACACAGACTTTTCCAGACTCAACGACAag cTGAAGGAGATGTTCCCAGGCTTCCGCCTCTCGCTGCCTCCGAAGCGGTGGTTCAAGGACAACTATGAAACCGACTTCCTGGAAGACAGACAGTTGGGACTACAGGCCTTTTTGCAAAACCTTGTTGCACACAAGGACATTGCCAACTG CCAGGCAGTGAGAGAATTTCTGTGTCTGGATGACCCACCTGGGCCTTTTGATAGTCTGGAGGAGAGCAGA GCATTCTGTGAGACTCTGGAGGAGAGCAACTATCGTCTCCAGaaggagctgctggagaaaCAGAAGGAGATCATCTCCCTCAAGAGGAggctggaggagagggagaaagccCTCCTGCTACTGGAGAAGCAAGTCAA tgGTGAGTGTATGAGTCCAGCCTCTGTGTGTGGTCTGTCAGCTCAGGGCAGTGACAGCAGTGCAGATGCAGATGTGGAGTCATCTGCTGTAGAGGCTGATCAGGATGTGCCTGACGATACTGG CAGTGCTGCCCCAATCTGA
- the snx16 gene encoding sorting nexin-16 isoform X3: protein MASPFVPVPVPMNRALSGGSTKLRRPQRASSLGSVSNILAGEDHGKGLGSRRQSGCMDRVSRSRTPPPLQSPVTRARVNGTLEPSIEYSCCPRSISDPAGSQQDEERPITPTLLGYEVMEERAKFTVFKVLVRKTPDESWVVFRRYTDFSRLNDKLKEMFPGFRLSLPPKRWFKDNYETDFLEDRQLGLQAFLQNLVAHKDIANCQAVREFLCLDDPPGPFDSLEESRAFCETLEESNYRLQKELLEKQKEIISLKRRLEEREKALLLLEKQVNGECMSPASVCGLSAQGSDSSADADVESSAVEADQDVPDDTGMHPTVNYITTMEVSGFVVSGC, encoded by the exons ATGGCGTCACCTTTTGTGCCTGTACCTGTGCCGATGAACAGAGCCTTGTCAGGAGGTAGCACCAAGCTCAGGCGGCCACAGCGAGCTTCATCACTCGGTAGCGTCTCCAACATTTTGGCCGGGGAGGACCACGGAAAAGGATTAGGTTCCCGCCGCCAATCCGGCTGCATGGACAGAGTCAGCCGGAGCAGGACACCACCACCCCTCCAGAGCCCTGTGACACGGGCCAGGGTTAACGGGACTCTGGAGCCCTCTATAGAGTACTCTTGCTGTCCCCGCTCCATATCGGATCCTGCTGGAAGTCAGCAAGACGAGGAGAGGCCTATTACCCCAACTCTGCTGGGGTATGaggtcatggaggagagggccAAGTTCACG GTATTTAAAGTCCTGGTGAGGAAGACTCCAGATGAGAGCTGGGTTGTTTTTCGAAGATACACAGACTTTTCCAGACTCAACGACAag cTGAAGGAGATGTTCCCAGGCTTCCGCCTCTCGCTGCCTCCGAAGCGGTGGTTCAAGGACAACTATGAAACCGACTTCCTGGAAGACAGACAGTTGGGACTACAGGCCTTTTTGCAAAACCTTGTTGCACACAAGGACATTGCCAACTG CCAGGCAGTGAGAGAATTTCTGTGTCTGGATGACCCACCTGGGCCTTTTGATAGTCTGGAGGAGAGCAGA GCATTCTGTGAGACTCTGGAGGAGAGCAACTATCGTCTCCAGaaggagctgctggagaaaCAGAAGGAGATCATCTCCCTCAAGAGGAggctggaggagagggagaaagccCTCCTGCTACTGGAGAAGCAAGTCAA tgGTGAGTGTATGAGTCCAGCCTCTGTGTGTGGTCTGTCAGCTCAGGGCAGTGACAGCAGTGCAGATGCAGATGTGGAGTCATCTGCTGTAGAGGCTGATCAGGATGTGCCTGACGATACTGG CATGCATCCCACTGTTAACTACATTACTACAATGGAGGTGTCTGGTTTTGTGGTATCAGGATGTTAA
- the snx16 gene encoding sorting nexin-16 isoform X2, protein MASPFVPVPVPMNRALSGGSTKLRRPQRASSLGSVSNILAGEDHGKGLGSRRQSGCMDRVSRSRTPPPLQSPVTRARVNGTLEPSIEYSCCPRSISDPAGSQQDEERPITPTLLGYEVMEERAKFTVFKVLVRKTPDESWVVFRRYTDFSRLNDKLKEMFPGFRLSLPPKRWFKDNYETDFLEDRQLGLQAFLQNLVAHKDIANCQAVREFLCLDDPPGPFDSLEESRAFCETLEESNYRLQKELLEKQKEIISLKRRLEEREKALLLLEKQVNGECMSPASVCGLSAQGSDSSADADVESSAVEADQDVPDDTGSMHPTVNYITTMEVSGFVVSGC, encoded by the exons ATGGCGTCACCTTTTGTGCCTGTACCTGTGCCGATGAACAGAGCCTTGTCAGGAGGTAGCACCAAGCTCAGGCGGCCACAGCGAGCTTCATCACTCGGTAGCGTCTCCAACATTTTGGCCGGGGAGGACCACGGAAAAGGATTAGGTTCCCGCCGCCAATCCGGCTGCATGGACAGAGTCAGCCGGAGCAGGACACCACCACCCCTCCAGAGCCCTGTGACACGGGCCAGGGTTAACGGGACTCTGGAGCCCTCTATAGAGTACTCTTGCTGTCCCCGCTCCATATCGGATCCTGCTGGAAGTCAGCAAGACGAGGAGAGGCCTATTACCCCAACTCTGCTGGGGTATGaggtcatggaggagagggccAAGTTCACG GTATTTAAAGTCCTGGTGAGGAAGACTCCAGATGAGAGCTGGGTTGTTTTTCGAAGATACACAGACTTTTCCAGACTCAACGACAag cTGAAGGAGATGTTCCCAGGCTTCCGCCTCTCGCTGCCTCCGAAGCGGTGGTTCAAGGACAACTATGAAACCGACTTCCTGGAAGACAGACAGTTGGGACTACAGGCCTTTTTGCAAAACCTTGTTGCACACAAGGACATTGCCAACTG CCAGGCAGTGAGAGAATTTCTGTGTCTGGATGACCCACCTGGGCCTTTTGATAGTCTGGAGGAGAGCAGA GCATTCTGTGAGACTCTGGAGGAGAGCAACTATCGTCTCCAGaaggagctgctggagaaaCAGAAGGAGATCATCTCCCTCAAGAGGAggctggaggagagggagaaagccCTCCTGCTACTGGAGAAGCAAGTCAA tgGTGAGTGTATGAGTCCAGCCTCTGTGTGTGGTCTGTCAGCTCAGGGCAGTGACAGCAGTGCAGATGCAGATGTGGAGTCATCTGCTGTAGAGGCTGATCAGGATGTGCCTGACGATACTGG taGCATGCATCCCACTGTTAACTACATTACTACAATGGAGGTGTCTGGTTTTGTGGTATCAGGATGTTAA
- the LOC115025690 gene encoding agouti-signaling protein-like, producing MKLAFIWLCFLHLTFVSAGLFTQRNDLQTDHSNVSVSRTQAPQRIQPLSTGSLNQGRQRPLFARRGQYERQRIHAQKPKVVHVPPNVVSPPSKVARKPVKPKCSQLKQSCLPQSGCCNQYATCHCRFFNAICFCRRTNS from the exons ATGAAGTTGGCTTTCATTTGGTTGTGCTTTCTGCATTTGACCTTTGTCAGTGCTGGACTCTTCACCCAACGCAACGATCTTCAAACTGACCACAGCAATGTGTCCGTCAGCAGGACCCAAGCCCCTCAGAGGATTCAGCCGCTCAGCACAG GGTCTTTAAACCAAGGCAGACAGAGGCCACTGTTTGCGAGGAGAGGACAGTATGAACGACAAAGGATCCACGCTCAG AAGCCCAAAGTGGTCCATGTTCCTCCAAATGTCGTTTCCCCTCCTTCTAAAGTGGCACGCAAACCTGTGAAGCCCAAGTGCTCTCAGCTTAAACAAAGCTGTTTGCCTCAGTCAGGCTGCTGTAACCAGTATGCCACATGCCACTGCCGTTTCTTCAATGCAATCTGCTTCTGCCGGAGGACGAACTCATAA
- the snx16 gene encoding sorting nexin-16 isoform X1, with product MASPFVPVPVPMNRALSGGSTKLRRPQRASSLGSVSNILAGEDHGKGLGSRRQSGCMDRVSRSRTPPPLQSPVTRARVNGTLEPSIEYSCCPRSISDPAGSQQDEERPITPTLLGYEVMEERAKFTVFKVLVRKTPDESWVVFRRYTDFSRLNDKLKEMFPGFRLSLPPKRWFKDNYETDFLEDRQLGLQAFLQNLVAHKDIANCQAVREFLCLDDPPGPFDSLEESRAFCETLEESNYRLQKELLEKQKEIISLKRRLEEREKALLLLEKQVNGECMSPASVCGLSAQGSDSSADADVESSAVEADQDVPDDTGGMCEVQPVTSSACWCGPSLSTSPPVIQVTQLYHQKLEQ from the exons ATGGCGTCACCTTTTGTGCCTGTACCTGTGCCGATGAACAGAGCCTTGTCAGGAGGTAGCACCAAGCTCAGGCGGCCACAGCGAGCTTCATCACTCGGTAGCGTCTCCAACATTTTGGCCGGGGAGGACCACGGAAAAGGATTAGGTTCCCGCCGCCAATCCGGCTGCATGGACAGAGTCAGCCGGAGCAGGACACCACCACCCCTCCAGAGCCCTGTGACACGGGCCAGGGTTAACGGGACTCTGGAGCCCTCTATAGAGTACTCTTGCTGTCCCCGCTCCATATCGGATCCTGCTGGAAGTCAGCAAGACGAGGAGAGGCCTATTACCCCAACTCTGCTGGGGTATGaggtcatggaggagagggccAAGTTCACG GTATTTAAAGTCCTGGTGAGGAAGACTCCAGATGAGAGCTGGGTTGTTTTTCGAAGATACACAGACTTTTCCAGACTCAACGACAag cTGAAGGAGATGTTCCCAGGCTTCCGCCTCTCGCTGCCTCCGAAGCGGTGGTTCAAGGACAACTATGAAACCGACTTCCTGGAAGACAGACAGTTGGGACTACAGGCCTTTTTGCAAAACCTTGTTGCACACAAGGACATTGCCAACTG CCAGGCAGTGAGAGAATTTCTGTGTCTGGATGACCCACCTGGGCCTTTTGATAGTCTGGAGGAGAGCAGA GCATTCTGTGAGACTCTGGAGGAGAGCAACTATCGTCTCCAGaaggagctgctggagaaaCAGAAGGAGATCATCTCCCTCAAGAGGAggctggaggagagggagaaagccCTCCTGCTACTGGAGAAGCAAGTCAA tgGTGAGTGTATGAGTCCAGCCTCTGTGTGTGGTCTGTCAGCTCAGGGCAGTGACAGCAGTGCAGATGCAGATGTGGAGTCATCTGCTGTAGAGGCTGATCAGGATGTGCCTGACGATACTGG TGGCATGTGTGAGGTCCAACCAGTGACGTCCTCTGCGTGTTGGTGTGGCCCGTCACTCAGCACTTCTCCTCCGGTCATCCAGGTCACTCAGCTTTACCACCAGAAGCTGGAACAATAA